One genomic region from Streptomyces sp. NBC_00457 encodes:
- a CDS encoding isoprenyl transferase has translation MAVRGFLGRQRREYTTPEPHPSGARPPKLPGELIPRHVAIVMDGNGRWAKARGLPRTEGHKVGAERVLDVLQGSIEMGVKAISLYAFSTENWKRSPDEVRFLMNFNRDFIRKSRDQLDELGVRVRWVGRMPKLWKSVAKELQIAQEQTKDNDKLTLYFCMNYGGRAEIADAAQALAEDVKAGRLDPSKVDEKTFAKYLYYPDMPDVDLFLRPSGEQRTSNYLLWQSAYAEMVFQDVLWPDFDRRDLWRACLEFASRDRRFGGAIPNEELLAMEGRQE, from the coding sequence ATGGCCGTACGCGGGTTTCTGGGGCGTCAGCGCCGCGAGTACACGACGCCGGAACCGCACCCGTCCGGTGCCCGCCCGCCGAAGCTCCCGGGCGAGCTGATCCCCCGCCATGTAGCGATCGTCATGGACGGCAACGGACGCTGGGCCAAGGCACGCGGGCTGCCGCGGACCGAGGGCCACAAAGTCGGTGCCGAGCGCGTGCTCGACGTGCTGCAGGGCTCGATCGAGATGGGCGTCAAAGCGATCTCGCTCTACGCCTTCTCCACCGAGAACTGGAAGCGCTCGCCCGACGAGGTGCGCTTCCTGATGAACTTCAACCGCGACTTCATCCGCAAGAGCCGCGACCAGCTCGATGAGCTGGGTGTGCGGGTGCGCTGGGTGGGGCGGATGCCCAAGCTGTGGAAGTCGGTCGCCAAGGAGCTCCAGATCGCCCAGGAGCAGACCAAGGACAACGACAAGCTGACCTTGTACTTCTGCATGAACTACGGCGGCCGCGCGGAGATCGCCGACGCCGCGCAGGCGCTGGCGGAGGATGTGAAGGCCGGGCGGCTCGACCCGTCCAAGGTCGACGAGAAGACCTTCGCGAAGTACCTCTACTACCCGGACATGCCCGACGTGGACCTCTTCCTGCGGCCCAGCGGCGAGCAGCGCACCTCCAACTACCTGCTCTGGCAGAGCGCGTACGCCGAGATGGTCTTCCAGGATGTGCTGTGGCCGGACTTCGACCGCCGCGACCTGTGGCGCGCGTGCCTGGAGTTCGCCTCCCGCGACCGGCGGTTCGGCGGGGCGATCCCGAACGAGGAGCTGCTGGCCATGGAGGGCAGGCAGGAGTGA
- a CDS encoding metal ABC transporter permease, which translates to MEILDYAFMQRALLAAVLVGITAPAIGIYLVQRRQALMGDGIGHVAMTGVGLGFLLSTSPVWMATAVAVIGAVLMELIRWYGRTRGDIALAMLFYGGMAGGVMFINLAPGGSNANLNSYLFGSLSTVSEDDVTAICLLAAFVVLVTVGLRRQLFAVSQDEEFARVTGLPVRALNLLTAITAAVTVTVAMRVVGLLLVSALMVVPVAAAQQLSRSFALTFAIAVAIGVSVTIGGTVTSYYQDVPPGATIVLLTIGAFIVLTATAAPLARRRARALAAADPVGDPAECAIPASRERDGKVGV; encoded by the coding sequence ATGGAGATCCTGGACTACGCCTTCATGCAGCGGGCCCTGCTCGCCGCCGTCCTGGTCGGCATCACCGCCCCCGCGATCGGCATCTACCTCGTCCAGCGCCGCCAGGCCCTGATGGGCGACGGCATCGGCCACGTGGCGATGACCGGCGTCGGCCTCGGCTTCCTGCTCTCCACCTCGCCGGTGTGGATGGCGACGGCGGTCGCGGTGATCGGCGCGGTGCTGATGGAGCTGATCCGCTGGTACGGCCGCACCCGCGGTGACATCGCCCTCGCGATGCTCTTCTACGGCGGTATGGCCGGCGGCGTGATGTTCATCAACCTCGCGCCGGGCGGCTCCAACGCCAACCTGAACTCGTATCTGTTCGGTTCGCTGTCCACGGTCTCCGAGGACGACGTGACGGCGATCTGTCTGCTGGCGGCGTTCGTGGTGCTGGTCACCGTGGGCCTGCGTCGCCAGTTGTTCGCGGTCAGCCAGGACGAGGAGTTCGCGCGGGTCACGGGGCTCCCCGTCCGCGCCCTGAACCTGCTGACGGCGATCACGGCGGCGGTGACGGTGACCGTCGCGATGCGCGTGGTCGGGCTGCTGCTGGTGTCCGCGCTGATGGTGGTGCCGGTCGCCGCGGCGCAGCAGCTCAGCCGGAGCTTCGCGCTCACGTTCGCCATCGCGGTGGCGATCGGGGTGAGCGTGACGATCGGCGGGACCGTGACGTCGTACTACCAGGACGTGCCGCCCGGCGCGACGATCGTGCTGCTGACCATCGGCGCGTTCATCGTGCTGACCGCGACGGCGGCTCCGCTGGCCCGGCGCCGCGCGCGGGCCCTGGCCGCGGCAGACCCCGTGGGAGATCCCGCGGAGTGTGCGATTCCGGCCAGCCGGGAACGCGACGGAAAGGTCGGTGTCTGA
- a CDS encoding LysE family translocator: MSIAFLLTTLVVVATPGTGVVYTLAAGLSRGRRASVVAAVGCTLGIVPHMLATITGVAALLHASATAFQVLKYAGVAYLLYMAWATLKDRDAIAVDDQQAPLSAGRVIVRGVLINILNPKLTIFFFAFLPQFVSPGEPNSVLRMLALSGVFMLATFVVFAVYGILAASVRNHVTSRPRVMTWLRRSFAGSFVALGAKLAFTAR; this comes from the coding sequence ATGAGCATCGCGTTCCTGCTGACCACCCTGGTCGTGGTCGCCACTCCCGGCACCGGCGTCGTCTACACCCTCGCGGCCGGGTTGTCTCGCGGCCGCCGGGCGAGCGTCGTCGCGGCGGTCGGCTGCACCCTCGGCATCGTCCCGCACATGCTGGCCACGATCACCGGAGTCGCCGCGCTGTTGCACGCGAGCGCGACGGCCTTCCAGGTCTTGAAGTACGCCGGTGTCGCCTACCTCCTCTACATGGCATGGGCGACGCTGAAGGACCGCGACGCGATCGCGGTGGACGATCAGCAGGCTCCCCTCTCCGCGGGCCGGGTGATTGTCCGGGGCGTGCTGATCAACATCCTCAACCCGAAACTGACCATCTTCTTCTTCGCGTTCCTGCCGCAGTTCGTGAGCCCGGGGGAGCCCAACTCGGTGCTCCGGATGCTCGCGCTCAGCGGCGTCTTCATGCTGGCGACCTTCGTCGTCTTCGCGGTCTACGGCATCCTCGCCGCGTCCGTCCGCAACCACGTCACCTCACGGCCGAGGGTGATGACGTGGCTGCGGAGGAGCTTCGCGGGGTCGTTCGTGGCACTGGGGGCGAAGCTCGCGTTCACGGCCCGCTAA
- a CDS encoding glycine--tRNA ligase, which translates to MAADKIDTIVSLSKRRGFVFPCSEIYGGQRAAWDYGPLGVELKENLKRQWWRYMVTSREDVVGIDSSVILAPEVWVASGHVATFTDPLTECTSCHKRFRADHLEEAYEAKKGHLPENGLADVNCPNCGNKGQFTEPKQFSGLLSTHLGPTQDSGSIAYLRPETAQGIFTNFAQVQTTSRRKPPFGIAQMGKSFRNEITPGNFIFRTREFEQMEMEFFVKPGEDETWQEYWMEQRWNWYTGLGLREENMRWYEHPKEKLSHYSKRTADIEYRFQFGGNEWGELEGVANRTDYDLGAHSKASGQDLSYFDQEAGERWTPYVIEPAAGVGRAMLAFLLDAYIEDEAPNAKGKMEKRTVLRLDHRLAPVKVAVLPLSRNPELSPKAKGLAQALRQNWNIEFDDAGAIGRRYRRQDEIGTPYCVTVDFDTLDDNAVTVRERDTMKQERVSLDQIEGYLAGRLIGA; encoded by the coding sequence GTGGCCGCCGACAAGATCGACACCATCGTCAGCCTGAGCAAGCGCCGTGGCTTCGTATTTCCCTGCAGTGAGATCTACGGCGGACAGCGCGCCGCCTGGGACTACGGGCCGCTGGGTGTCGAGCTCAAGGAGAACCTCAAGCGCCAGTGGTGGCGCTACATGGTGACCTCGCGCGAGGACGTCGTCGGTATCGACTCGTCCGTGATCCTGGCCCCCGAGGTGTGGGTCGCCTCCGGCCATGTCGCCACCTTCACGGACCCGCTCACCGAGTGCACCTCCTGTCACAAGCGGTTCCGCGCGGACCACCTGGAGGAGGCGTACGAGGCCAAGAAGGGCCACCTCCCCGAGAACGGCCTCGCCGACGTCAACTGCCCCAACTGCGGCAACAAGGGCCAGTTCACCGAGCCCAAGCAGTTCTCGGGCCTCCTCTCCACCCACCTCGGCCCCACCCAGGACTCCGGCTCCATCGCCTACCTGCGTCCCGAGACCGCGCAGGGCATCTTCACCAACTTCGCCCAGGTGCAGACCACCTCGCGCCGCAAGCCGCCGTTCGGCATCGCGCAGATGGGCAAGTCCTTCCGCAACGAGATCACGCCCGGCAACTTCATCTTCCGGACTCGCGAGTTCGAGCAGATGGAGATGGAGTTCTTCGTCAAGCCGGGCGAGGACGAGACGTGGCAGGAGTACTGGATGGAGCAGCGCTGGAACTGGTACACCGGCCTGGGCCTGCGCGAGGAGAACATGCGGTGGTACGAGCACCCGAAGGAGAAGCTCTCCCACTACTCCAAGCGCACCGCTGACATCGAGTACCGCTTCCAGTTCGGCGGCAACGAGTGGGGCGAGCTGGAAGGTGTGGCCAACCGCACCGACTACGACCTCGGCGCCCACTCCAAGGCCTCCGGCCAGGACCTCTCCTACTTCGACCAGGAGGCCGGGGAGCGCTGGACGCCGTACGTCATCGAGCCCGCCGCCGGTGTCGGCCGCGCGATGCTGGCCTTCCTCCTCGACGCCTACATCGAGGACGAGGCGCCCAACGCCAAGGGCAAGATGGAGAAGCGGACGGTGCTGCGCCTGGACCACCGTCTGGCGCCCGTGAAGGTGGCCGTACTGCCGCTGTCCCGCAACCCGGAACTGTCGCCCAAGGCCAAGGGTCTCGCCCAGGCGCTCCGGCAGAACTGGAACATCGAGTTCGACGACGCCGGCGCCATCGGCCGCCGCTACCGCCGCCAGGACGAGATCGGCACGCCGTACTGCGTGACGGTCGACTTCGACACCCTGGACGACAACGCGGTGACGGTGCGCGAGCGCGACACCATGAAGCAGGAGCGGGTGTCGCTGGACCAGATCGAGGGTTACCTGGCGGGTCGCCTCATCGGCGCGTAA
- a CDS encoding MFS transporter, whose protein sequence is MAPNRWWTLTVVSVGSFMLLLDVTIVNIALPDIEEALDATLTDLQWVVAAYAVALSAVLLTAGSLADRFGRRAVFSWGMAVFTLASLLCGVAQDPLTLIVARVLQGVGGAALLATSLALLAAAYPDHRDRHVALAVWGAVSGAALAVGPLAGGVLVEAAGWRWIFLVNLPVGILALIATALRVAESRAQSAGRIDWPGFLTFGTALGALSFALLRANEEGWDSAPVVSGFVLSAVSMTAFVLVERTRRDPMLPGAVFRKITTTGAAVGVLAMSSTAFALLLYLTLYLQTVLGHEPLAAGLRLLPLTLSIFVASAIAARVGTVLPARWLVSAGLACVGLGLLLMGGLDASDDWTALLAGQLVTGLGVGLVNPNVVAAAMGAVEPARVGVASGLSNTCRSLGIAVGIAALGAVFADRVRDAVHDAVAGTPLQERAGELGHAVSSGQIGPALAQLPPEQRGIFTDAAHSAFVHGLNSILTVAAVVAFAGALAVIPLIRSRDLSTTGPDGEPLPIAAGH, encoded by the coding sequence ATGGCGCCCAACCGGTGGTGGACACTGACCGTGGTGTCGGTGGGCAGCTTCATGCTGCTGCTCGACGTCACGATCGTGAACATCGCACTGCCCGACATCGAGGAGGCCCTGGACGCCACGCTCACGGACCTGCAATGGGTGGTGGCGGCCTACGCCGTGGCGCTGTCGGCCGTCCTGCTCACGGCGGGCTCCCTCGCCGACCGGTTCGGCCGACGCGCGGTCTTCTCCTGGGGCATGGCGGTCTTCACGCTTGCCTCACTGCTGTGCGGAGTCGCCCAGGACCCGCTCACCCTCATCGTGGCCCGGGTGCTCCAAGGGGTGGGCGGCGCCGCCCTGCTCGCGACCTCGTTGGCCCTGCTCGCCGCCGCCTACCCCGACCACCGCGACCGGCATGTCGCCCTCGCCGTCTGGGGCGCCGTCAGCGGGGCAGCGCTCGCCGTGGGACCGCTCGCCGGCGGGGTGCTGGTCGAAGCGGCCGGCTGGCGGTGGATCTTCCTGGTCAACCTGCCCGTCGGCATCCTCGCCCTGATCGCCACCGCACTGCGCGTCGCCGAGTCCCGGGCTCAGAGCGCCGGGCGGATCGACTGGCCCGGCTTCCTCACCTTCGGCACCGCGCTCGGCGCCCTGTCCTTCGCCCTGCTGCGCGCCAACGAGGAGGGCTGGGACAGCGCCCCGGTGGTCAGCGGCTTCGTCCTGTCCGCCGTGTCGATGACCGCGTTCGTCCTGGTCGAACGCACCCGGCGGGACCCCATGCTCCCCGGCGCCGTGTTCCGGAAGATCACCACCACGGGTGCCGCTGTCGGCGTCCTGGCCATGAGCTCCACGGCGTTCGCGCTGCTGCTGTACCTGACGCTGTATCTGCAGACGGTCCTCGGGCACGAACCCCTGGCGGCCGGGCTGCGGCTGCTGCCGCTGACCCTCTCCATCTTCGTCGCCTCGGCGATCGCCGCCCGGGTGGGCACCGTGCTGCCGGCCCGCTGGCTCGTCTCCGCCGGCCTGGCCTGCGTAGGGCTCGGGCTGCTGCTCATGGGCGGCCTCGACGCGTCCGACGACTGGACCGCTCTGCTCGCCGGGCAGTTGGTGACCGGGCTCGGCGTCGGACTGGTCAACCCGAACGTGGTCGCCGCCGCGATGGGCGCGGTCGAACCGGCCCGCGTCGGGGTGGCCTCCGGGCTGAGCAACACCTGCCGGTCCCTGGGCATCGCCGTCGGCATCGCCGCCTTGGGCGCGGTCTTCGCCGACCGGGTGCGCGACGCGGTGCACGACGCCGTCGCCGGCACCCCGCTCCAGGAGCGGGCGGGCGAGCTCGGCCACGCCGTCTCCTCCGGGCAGATAGGTCCCGCCCTCGCCCAGCTCCCGCCCGAGCAGCGGGGCATCTTCACCGACGCGGCGCACTCCGCGTTCGTCCACGGGCTGAACTCGATCCTGACGGTGGCGGCGGTGGTGGCCTTCGCGGGTGCCCTCGCCGTCATCCCGCTCATTCGCAGCCGCGACCTTTCCACCACCGGGCCGGACGGCGAGCCCCTGCCGATCGCGGCCGGGCACTGA
- the recO gene encoding DNA repair protein RecO: protein MSLFRDDGIVLRTQKLGEADRIITLLTRGHGRVRAVARGVRRTKSKFGARLEPFSHVDVQFFARGSELVGRGLPLCTQSETIAPYGGGIVSDYARYTAGTAMLETAERFTDHEGEPAVQQYLLLVGALRTLARGEHASHLVLDAFLLRSLAVNGYAPSFSDCAKCGLPGPNRFFSVASGGSVCVDCRVGGSVVPSPQTLELLGALLTGDWETADACEPRYVREGSGLVSAYLHWHLERGLRSLRYVEK, encoded by the coding sequence ATGAGTCTCTTCCGGGACGACGGCATCGTCCTGCGGACGCAAAAGCTCGGGGAAGCCGACCGCATCATCACCCTGCTCACCCGCGGTCACGGGCGGGTACGCGCCGTGGCGCGCGGGGTGCGGCGGACGAAGTCGAAGTTCGGGGCGCGGCTGGAACCCTTCTCGCATGTGGATGTGCAGTTCTTCGCGCGGGGGAGTGAGCTGGTCGGGCGCGGGCTGCCGCTGTGCACGCAGAGCGAGACGATCGCTCCGTACGGTGGCGGGATCGTGAGCGACTACGCCCGCTACACCGCCGGGACGGCCATGCTGGAGACCGCCGAGCGCTTCACCGACCACGAGGGCGAGCCGGCGGTCCAGCAGTATCTGCTGCTCGTCGGCGCCCTGCGCACGCTCGCCCGGGGCGAGCACGCCTCCCACCTCGTCCTGGACGCCTTCCTGCTCCGCTCGCTCGCCGTCAACGGCTACGCGCCCAGCTTCAGCGACTGCGCGAAGTGCGGGCTGCCCGGGCCGAACCGGTTCTTCTCCGTGGCCTCCGGCGGCTCCGTCTGCGTCGACTGCCGGGTGGGCGGGAGCGTCGTACCCTCGCCGCAGACCCTGGAACTCCTCGGCGCGCTGCTTACGGGAGACTGGGAGACCGCGGACGCGTGCGAGCCGCGGTATGTGCGGGAGGGCAGCGGGCTGGTCTCCGCCTACCTGCACTGGCACCTGGAGCGCGGGCTGCGCTCACTCAGGTACGTAGAGAAGTAG
- a CDS encoding response regulator transcription factor, with amino-acid sequence MSSIRILLVDSERLVAEGFQKLLEGFSEFSVVAVARDGLSALREVRREQPHLVIMNLSPAGSNSTQVAREIRRDFQHVRIVVLATNQQPVYMREAFAAGANAYLSRNIGADELRDTLLTVHREGAALSTVAAGQVLELLSGRPPDGGSPLSLLTERERQILFLVADEQATHRIAKRLGISPKTVRNYLSRIYAKLGTQNRVETALYAKRSLDRRPEPVAEF; translated from the coding sequence ATGTCATCGATACGAATCCTGCTCGTGGACAGTGAACGTTTAGTGGCCGAGGGATTCCAGAAGCTGTTGGAAGGTTTCTCCGAGTTTTCCGTCGTCGCAGTAGCCCGTGACGGGCTGTCGGCGCTGAGGGAGGTACGCCGGGAACAGCCGCACCTCGTCATCATGAATCTGAGCCCGGCCGGGTCCAACTCCACGCAGGTCGCCCGGGAGATCCGCCGCGACTTCCAGCACGTACGGATCGTCGTCCTCGCCACCAACCAGCAACCGGTCTACATGCGCGAGGCGTTCGCGGCCGGCGCCAACGCCTACCTCTCCCGCAACATCGGCGCGGACGAGCTGCGCGACACCCTGCTCACGGTGCACCGAGAGGGCGCCGCCCTCTCGACCGTCGCGGCGGGGCAGGTCCTGGAACTGCTGTCGGGGCGCCCGCCGGACGGCGGCTCCCCGCTCTCCCTGCTCACCGAGCGCGAACGGCAGATCCTGTTCCTCGTGGCCGACGAGCAGGCGACGCACCGCATCGCCAAACGTCTGGGCATCAGCCCGAAGACGGTCCGCAACTACCTGAGCCGTATCTACGCCAAGCTCGGCACCCAGAACCGCGTCGAGACGGCGCTGTACGCCAAGCGCTCCCTGGACCGTCGGCCGGAGCCGGTCGCGGAGTTCTGA
- a CDS encoding DUF4394 domain-containing protein, which translates to MRKQAVIAVSAMALAIGTVGCGAMGDGAAKAESSPAAIENKGGLIGAGAGAAQSDRLTAIGLTADQRLVTFRTDRPDRVLPLGKVNGLQGDTKLVGIDYRVQNGKLYGVGDRGGVYTVREIGAKAKKVSQLSVALQGGSYGVDFNPAANRLRVISDTGQNLRHNIDDPAGAPAAGTTAVDGTLTNPPVPPATAGATAQGVTGAAYTNNDLSQTTATTLFDVDTVNDQVSIQSPANAGNLAPTGKLGVDAGPSAGFDIYTSTRSGSNTAYGVLSVGGAQRLYRVDLLNGSVTRAGTFDGGRAVVDLALPLKQG; encoded by the coding sequence ATGCGCAAGCAAGCAGTCATCGCCGTATCCGCCATGGCACTGGCCATCGGCACCGTCGGCTGCGGAGCGATGGGCGACGGGGCGGCGAAGGCCGAGTCTTCCCCCGCCGCCATCGAGAACAAGGGCGGACTGATCGGCGCCGGCGCGGGCGCGGCGCAGAGCGACCGGCTCACCGCCATCGGCCTCACCGCCGACCAGCGGCTCGTCACCTTCCGCACCGACCGTCCCGACCGCGTCCTCCCGCTCGGCAAGGTGAACGGCCTCCAGGGCGACACCAAGCTCGTCGGCATCGACTACCGCGTGCAGAACGGCAAGTTGTACGGCGTCGGCGACCGCGGTGGCGTCTACACGGTCCGTGAGATCGGCGCGAAGGCGAAGAAGGTCAGCCAGCTGAGCGTGGCGCTGCAGGGCGGGTCGTACGGCGTCGACTTCAACCCGGCCGCCAACCGCCTGCGCGTCATCAGCGACACCGGCCAGAACCTCCGCCACAACATCGACGACCCGGCGGGCGCCCCGGCGGCGGGCACCACGGCTGTCGACGGCACCCTGACCAACCCGCCGGTCCCGCCCGCGACGGCGGGTGCCACGGCACAGGGCGTGACGGGAGCGGCGTACACGAACAACGACCTCTCCCAGACCACCGCCACCACCCTCTTCGACGTGGACACGGTCAATGACCAGGTCTCCATCCAGTCCCCGGCCAACGCGGGCAACCTCGCCCCCACCGGCAAGCTGGGCGTCGACGCGGGCCCGAGCGCGGGCTTCGACATCTACACGTCCACGAGGAGCGGTTCCAACACGGCGTACGGCGTCCTCAGCGTCGGCGGCGCACAGCGGCTGTACCGCGTGGACCTGCTGAACGGCTCGGTCACGCGGGCCGGGACCTTCGACGGCGGCCGGGCCGTGGTGGACCTGGCGCTGCCGCTGAAGCAGGGCTGA
- a CDS encoding metal ABC transporter solute-binding protein, Zn/Mn family, which translates to MNARRRLIPTAVVTALGLAALSACSSASAGSGNTDKFDVVASFYPMQFLAEQIGGDHVNVTTLTEPGQEPHDLEISAKQTAALQESDAVLYLKTLQPAVDEAVEQSAVKTKIDAATLTRLENHGETGHAHEGEEDHAEEEHAEEESALDPHIWLDPVKYAEVAEGVSAAFEKADPDNAADYRKNTVDLVAKLNTLNTDFETGLKNTDTKVFFTNHSAFAYLAERYGLTQESVTGVDPESEPSAARMKELQAEAKADGVTTVFYETLVSDKTAKTLAADAGLKTDVLDPLEGITDKSKGDDYFEVMQANLTALEKALGAK; encoded by the coding sequence ATGAACGCACGTCGTCGTCTGATACCCACAGCCGTGGTAACCGCCCTCGGTCTCGCGGCCCTCTCCGCCTGTTCCAGCGCCAGTGCGGGCTCCGGCAACACGGACAAGTTCGACGTCGTCGCGTCGTTCTACCCGATGCAGTTCCTCGCCGAGCAGATCGGCGGGGACCATGTGAACGTCACCACGCTGACCGAGCCCGGCCAGGAGCCGCACGACCTCGAGATCAGCGCCAAGCAGACCGCGGCACTCCAGGAGTCCGACGCGGTGCTCTATCTCAAGACCCTCCAGCCCGCCGTCGACGAGGCGGTGGAGCAGTCCGCCGTCAAGACGAAGATCGACGCGGCGACCCTCACCAGGCTCGAGAACCACGGCGAGACCGGCCACGCCCATGAGGGCGAGGAAGACCACGCCGAGGAGGAGCACGCGGAGGAGGAGTCGGCGCTCGACCCGCACATCTGGCTGGACCCGGTGAAGTACGCCGAGGTCGCCGAGGGTGTCAGCGCCGCCTTCGAGAAGGCCGACCCGGACAACGCGGCCGACTACCGGAAGAACACGGTGGACCTGGTCGCGAAGCTGAACACACTGAACACCGACTTCGAGACCGGCCTGAAGAACACCGACACGAAGGTGTTCTTCACCAACCACTCGGCCTTCGCCTACCTCGCCGAGCGTTACGGCCTGACCCAGGAGTCCGTCACCGGCGTCGACCCGGAGAGCGAGCCCAGCGCGGCGCGCATGAAGGAACTCCAGGCGGAGGCCAAGGCGGACGGCGTGACCACCGTCTTCTACGAGACCCTGGTCTCCGACAAGACGGCCAAGACCCTGGCCGCCGACGCCGGGCTGAAAACTGATGTACTCGACCCGCTCGAGGGCATCACCGACAAGTCCAAGGGCGACGACTACTTCGAGGTCATGCAGGCGAACCTGACGGCCCTGGAGAAGGCGCTCGGCGCGAAGTGA
- a CDS encoding metal ABC transporter ATP-binding protein translates to MTARKAGDPVISLRSVTAELGSRPVLRGIDLTVGHGEVVALLGANGSGKSTAVRTIIGQVPVSGGEIEIFGTPRRRFRDWARVGYVPQRTTAAGGVPATVTEVVSSGRLSRTRFGVLRKADRDAIRHALELVGMADRAKDSVDALSGGQHQRVLIARALASDPELLIMDEPMAGVDLASQEVLARTLTEQVSQGTTVLLVLHELGPLEPLIDRAVVLRDGCVLHDGPPPKAVGQHALPGHDHVHPHSAHDAEPIRTGLLS, encoded by the coding sequence ATGACGGCACGTAAAGCCGGCGACCCCGTCATATCCCTGCGGAGCGTGACGGCGGAGCTCGGCTCGCGCCCCGTGCTGCGCGGCATCGACCTCACCGTGGGCCACGGTGAGGTCGTCGCGCTGCTCGGGGCCAACGGCTCCGGCAAGTCGACCGCGGTGCGCACGATCATCGGCCAGGTCCCGGTGTCCGGCGGCGAGATAGAGATCTTCGGCACCCCGCGGCGCCGGTTCCGGGACTGGGCGCGGGTCGGCTACGTCCCCCAGCGCACGACCGCCGCGGGCGGTGTCCCCGCCACGGTCACCGAGGTCGTCTCCTCGGGCCGCCTGTCCCGCACCCGCTTCGGCGTCCTGCGCAAGGCCGACCGGGACGCGATACGGCACGCCCTGGAGCTGGTCGGCATGGCGGACCGCGCCAAGGACTCCGTCGACGCGCTCTCCGGCGGCCAGCACCAGCGGGTGCTGATCGCCCGCGCGCTCGCCTCCGACCCCGAACTGCTGATCATGGACGAGCCGATGGCAGGCGTGGACCTGGCCAGCCAGGAGGTGCTGGCCCGGACGCTCACGGAGCAGGTGTCCCAGGGCACGACGGTCCTGCTCGTCCTGCATGAACTGGGCCCCCTGGAGCCGCTGATCGACCGCGCGGTCGTCCTCCGCGACGGCTGTGTCCTGCACGACGGCCCGCCCCCGAAGGCGGTCGGCCAGCACGCGCTGCCGGGCCACGACCACGTCCACCCGCACTCGGCCCACGACGCCGAACCGATCCGCACAGGACTGCTGAGCTGA
- a CDS encoding Fur family transcriptional regulator, whose product MTTAGQPVKGRATRQRAAVAAALDEVDEFRSAQDLHDMLKHKGDSVGLTTVYRTLQSLAEAGEVDVLRTSDGESVYRRCSTGEHHHHLVCRVCGKAVEVEGPAVEKWADAIAEEHGYVNVAHTVEIFGTCAECAAANA is encoded by the coding sequence GTGACGACCGCTGGACAGCCGGTGAAGGGCCGAGCCACCCGGCAGCGTGCCGCCGTGGCGGCGGCGCTCGACGAGGTCGACGAGTTCCGCAGTGCGCAGGACCTGCACGACATGCTGAAGCACAAGGGCGATTCCGTCGGGCTCACCACGGTCTACCGCACCCTGCAGTCCCTCGCCGAGGCCGGCGAGGTCGACGTCCTGCGCACCTCCGACGGCGAGTCCGTCTACCGCCGCTGCTCCACCGGCGAACACCACCACCACCTCGTCTGCCGCGTCTGCGGCAAGGCCGTCGAGGTCGAGGGCCCTGCCGTCGAGAAGTGGGCGGACGCGATCGCCGAGGAGCACGGCTACGTCAACGTGGCACACACGGTGGAGATCTTCGGCACGTGTGCGGAGTGCGCGGCGGCCAACGCGTAA